GAACAATGtgagttttattaaaaacatgtgATTAGTTCATTCCATCATGGTGTCTTATTATTGTTAAATGTTAAGTAGTTCACATGCCCAATCGAagtttggttttcataatgCGTCTCACAATACGCTCCGTCAGGGTTTTACTACCAGGGAGTTGATCAATCTTGGCAATCATCTTGCGATCCGCCACCCATTTATCTTTCAAGGTCTTGGCTTTGTCATAATCCATGTCATGCACTTTCGCAATCCTGTCTAACCGGTTGATGCCAGGATCCCCACGAGCCAACCGTTTTTTCAAATGAGTGCCAGGGCCCATATACTGATAACCGGGCCGATGAAATTCAATGCCCGTCTTGTTGAGGAGGTTTTGCACATCAAATAACTTGCCCCCGCGTTGCGATCGTCGTGGGCGTCGCCTCGGTCGGGCACGGGAGGTAGCTGTCCCACGTCGTCTCTGACCCATCACGGGGTTTTCCACGATTTCCAATCCAAGGCTTTCTTGGCGAACCCAGCAGCTTTCTTTTTGGCGATACTGGCGGCTTTCTTTTTAGCAGAGTCTGTCGTGCGTTTGCGAATATCACGCGTGACCGATTTCGTGATCGAGTCCGCCCGTTCTTTAGAGGATTGCCAGGGTGCTGTACCGTGCGTGTCTGAAAAAGGCAACTCCTGCGCCAACTCGGCACTGCTCAGTGGGGTCGTAAACTTCAGTTTCTTTTTAGCACTGGGGGTGATGTTCGGTTTAGGCGGGACAGGTGGTTTTCTGGGTCCTGCCGGCGTGGACCCTTGTTTTATACCTTTGGTGGCTTTGACCAACTGCGTGAACCACGCTTGCATCGGCCCCGCTTCAAAATCATCATCCTCACCGGGCGTGGCGGCCCCTGCCGCGGTCACACCCCCCGCCGGCGCTCCAAAGGGTTGGCGcacttttttggtccaatggcGTAATTGACGGCTCACGGCTTTGAGTTGCGGCCGTTTCCAGGCATCCGGGACCTCACTGGTCAGGAGCACATGTTGTCTGGCAGCCAAATCCGCGGCTTTACTCAAGCGAGTATCTTCCACCAATTCTTGTTTGTACTGttcttttaattgtaaaaaagcaggGGCGTTGTCCACCGTGGTGCTCACCATCTCGGGTTCCATGGTGCAACTGACGTGTCTCCTTTAGCGCATGCAACGTTTATAACATCGGTAGAGTTCAGGCCAGAGAGCACCGCCTGTTTGAGCCATCATGATAGCGCGCCGTCGTTTCACCGAATGCGCGGGTTTGGCCATGGCGCGTAAACTCTGGGCATGGGGTTTGAGCAACGTGATGGTATGTCGAGAACGGGGCACGGTGCCACGGAGCATGTTCATCACCAATTCACTGATGGCATTGATCTGATCCGCATTGGCCATCCGTAACAATTCTTGTCGTTTATGCTGATTGGCTTCTTgtaagacacttttcaagaacggagcttgacgttccatgcgccACCCCATGATGACTCTTGAGTTCAGGCAACGAACAAGGTCTATTTATGGTAAAAAGGGCTCCACACCTGCCACACAATTCGCCATGATAATAGCATTGCATATGAGTGCGACATTGGTGGCATAACAATGAATCATAATTGGGGTCCCATTCCAAGGTGAACGTGACagctttttttggttttttgagTACTGGATCGCGTCTAACGTGGACGCGTCCGTCGACGTTTCTTCTTGAACGCCCCAGGCGAGAGAGCCACTGCCAACATGGGGAGCACGCCTCCACGTTGCAATCCGCGTCGCCGGCGTCGTTTTCGGGGGACATACCGATGTCGGCGTCCATTGGGTCCACGGACCATCGTCCAACTAACTCCTGTTCAGGTCCACCCAGGtctttttatacattttcaTTACATGATAGAACAATTAAACGATTCCCCCGCATAGCGTTTTCGTTTGCCGGATGCCACTTCTCGTCGGCGTTTTTCGCCAATGGCAATGGCACGCTTGGTTTGATGATCCCCAATGGCTTTGGTGATCCCATACCCAGCTTTGAGAATCCCGATTGGCAGGCCGGGCCCGACACCCCCCACTTGACTGTAGGTCACACGCCGTGGTCGTTTGGCAGGTCGGCGACGCCGAGTCGTGGTGCGTCGGCGTTTGGGTGGCATGATGGATCGTACAACATCTGATGAACCTTTTTGCACAAggtgtcttgtttttatagtcccAAGGCTCGGCGGATTGCTAGCTCTTCCTCGAACGTCATGTTGGGTGgacgatttatttttttttttttacgcttttCCAAAGCTTTTTTGATTCCGTATTTGGCTCCACTGCTCACTTCACTCGACGCAATGGCTTTGCCTGCCATTAAAATCAGAGGAATGATTCCTCCTCGCTGGTGGGTTCGACGTCGGGTCGTGTGCGTTTACGTTTGCGTCGAGGGGCCATTCCACTTCGACATCGGCCACACATGGTTTTGGGACGGTCGAAGGCAGGACCCctgtttttatatcttttttgttCACGGGCGTCGACCCCGTCCACGGGCTCGGCCACGGCCACGTCCTCGGCGGGGTGGTACAGGGGGTGGACTTGGGCTGGACGTTCGCGTCGACGTGCGACGTACCGACGGTCGCCCTCCTTCTTCATACACGGTGGTCACCGTATTGGTATGCGTGATATTGCGAATGCGTCTCCCTCGCGCCCGTTCTTGCGCATCTTCATTCAACAAATCCAACCGTCGCCTTAAGCCTCGCCGTCGatcctcgtcatcatcatcttcatcttcatcctccGACGGAGGGGAGGAATCGGGGGATGGTGGAGAGGGCACGCGGGGACGTCGTCGCGGTTGTTTGGCGGCCACAGTAGGACGACCCGTTGGGGTCGTCACCGTGGACGTGGTGGTCCTGGTGCCGGCTCCAGCACTGCGACGGGAAGTGGAGGGGCGGGAGGGAGCCGTGGTGGTCGTGGCGTTGGTGACAGGGCGTGGTCTGGGTCGTCTAGAGCTGGTGGTAGGAGCCGTGGTGATCGTGGGTGGTGGGGGCGGTGCCGTGGTGGTATTGCCTGTGCCTGCCACGGGGGGTAAGGTAAAGGCGTTCAGGGCATCGTCTACATTGACCGGGTAGGTCAAATTAAAATCCTCAATCTCTTGATCCAATTGGGCTCGATCCACGGGTTGGGTCAATTCTGCCACCATGTCCGTCATGCTACTGAGATCTAAGGGAGAGGCGGTGGGCGACCCCACCCCGGCGGGCGAGAAGGTTGGGGTGTCCATGCGGGCCGCTAAGTCAGTAtgttgtccgccttctctttgCCGACGGACCCTGGCGAGTTCTCGTTGCAGTTCGTTTTCGAACGGCAGGGACATCCACGGGCAGGGTATGGACTTGCGCCTTGCCTTCTCGGCGCGTTAAATGACTCCACAAGCGGTACCGATCATCCGAGGCGGGATGCACATCCAACATCAAATAGCCAAAGGGACGGGACGTGATGCGTTTAAATAGGCGCAAGACTTGACGCCATCGGTCGGGAAAAGCTTGCAGTAAAATGGTCCGTATACCCGTTTGATCCCGGGGATTCTTGAAGGCCACAATGTAATGCGCGTTGCGATTGATGGTCTTGGCAAATTTACCCGGTGGGAATAAATCTTGCGTCAAATACAACACGGTGATGTTGCGATGATGGGAATCTTTGGTGAACAAatccaacacgcgtttgtcCTGTCCCCCTTCTTCCATCAAATCGTCCAACACCAGCACGCCGCCACGCGTCCGGCCAAACCATTGGGTCAAATGACGGGGGTCCGGTAACCCGCGATGAAACTGAATCCCCTCCTTCTTTTGCATACGGTCGAACCGGGGTTGCCATCGGTCGTACGCGTAGACGATCTTCTTGGGTGGGACTTGAAACACGTGGAGGTCCCGTAACCATTGTTCCACTAACTCGCTCTTGCCACTGCCCGACGGGCCCGCGATAATCACACTACTGGGCTGTCGGATCATCCTTCCCACGGTCGAGGGTGACGTCGGTAATGACCCGTGGCCCCTTTGGCGCCCATGCGTTTATACCGTTTGTCACGTCCCAATTTGTCGCCGATTTTATACGCTTTGGCCAACACGCTCATGATGCCTCGCCCGTTTTGACGAAAGCGGGGTCGTCGGGAGGAAGCGCGTCGTCGTCGTCTGTGGCTGGGCATGCCGTCCAATACTCGCGGTAGAGGCGTGGCGATTCGTTTTGAATCAGGTGTTCCATCGTctctcttaaatgcgtttcttTCAGGGTGTCCATGTACTGTTTGAGGGCCACCCAGTCCTGGTCTTGCGCCAGTTGGCGGGCTATGAGCCAATGATACCCATCCCACGCATCCACCCCTTGGACAGTGTTCACCCGTTCAATGGGGTGGGACCACCAATACAAGGTTTCTTCTATTACAAAGGCGTCCGTCACTCGCTGGACATCCCTTCGCGTAATCATGATGAAAATGACCACTCGTTCACAGCACCTCtcgttttatggtgttttttatttcttaacactcacaaggattacaaagcataaaggcCTGGCGGCTCACATTCTTTTGCCCTCCCTCCTCTGGGCGGGCATCGACTTCatcttggacttcttgtttaatCACCCGTTTCAACTGGTCGGCCACTTTCTGATCGTTCAACACTAAATTGTCGCAACTCCATTGCCCCAAAAAGTCTTGATACGACTGGCCTTGAGCACGagctttcaagaaaaataacgcATAATGGCCACAGGTCTGACTATCCAAGGCTTGCAACGTCTGGTCACTGCGGATCAGGTGCTTCCATTGACTCCACCATTGGTGCAGGTCGGGGTGGGTGTACACGTGCAGGGGCAGcccataactgtcaaagatCTCGCACTTGTTCTGTTCCGTCCACAGACCCAACCAATGTTGTCCCGGTTCTCCCGCCGGATCCGTGTTGACAATGTAGGCTTGACGGACACTCTTGGGGGGTGAACGGGGTAACTGGTCGGCGGGGTACACCCCGTGAAACACGCGTCGCAAGGTGGGATTTTCGAGGGCCAACGTTCGCAATACCCTATCACTGAGCGCCACAAACTCCATGCCCGGTGTCTTCTGTCTTCTGACTCCACTTCAGCCGTTGATGTTGTATTTTATACCTCCCATATGATTGATCTCATACATGTTTTCATACTCGCTCCAGACCAACACGGTGATGTTGTGATTGACAGCTGCTGCAAAATCAATGATCAGTCGCACATTGCCCGATTGACGGGGGTTGCGATACTGAGGATCATCGGCTTTTCCACTAGGCACATTGTTGAACAGGAACAACGTGCAGTTCTTGCCTTGGCCCCAATCCCCAGGCAGCAGCATGGGAATCTTGTCTTCCTTGTAGGCACCCATGGCTTTTAGAAATCGATCGTACCCCAGGAGATCTTCATAGGCTTCTGCTCCAGTGAGTTGCAGGGTTCTGTAAGGGTATTCTTCTCCATTCAAGGTCTGACGTATCTGGGTgaccccaaacttttcaaaggcaaaggggTAGCGTTGTAGGTCGCCATTGAAGGTATTGGAATGCAATAATCCGACCATCACTCGGTCAGGAAATCGACCCACAAACACATTGTCTTGTTCCCACTGGGTGGTGCGTCCATCGAAGGAAAAGGTGCGGATTTCGCTCCGCACCACGGGGTAGCGGGCAATTTGTTTGCCCAGctgtctttctttctgcagtctcaCATAGACACTGGCAttcaaggtcacttttctcatcagcaaagtgactttgatgtcttctgggtgaatggctggaaatttcttgGCGACTAAAGTGCCTTTGTTGGGGGTGCCCATCATGTAGACGGTGTTGGGGTTGAGGAAGAGTTCAAAGTCCATCTGGACATTGGGGACCAACAATTTGCCTGTCTTGAGGGGTGGCAAATGAGGACGGATGAGGAAGGTGTGCCAATTTTGGTTCAGCAACCGGCTCGTCAAGGCTCTCAATTCTGTATTGCCACTCCATCCAGCGTTCGTGGGGATATCCGAATTGGCTCCTGTGGCTCCCATGATATTCACCACATTGAGGGCATTGACCCATCCTTGGGGGGCTAACTTGGTGGCACCTTCTTCTCGGTTGTAGTTCAGGAGGGTTTCTAGGTAGGCTCTGTGATGGTAGGTGTTGCTCTGTTCCGTCATGAGGACCCCATTCATGCTCAGGGTGATATCTCGAAAGATGGAGTgtccaaaattgttgacgcagtACGTGCTCTTGGAATTGTTGGCATCCGACGCGGCGGCCAAATCAGCATTCAATCCGACATAGTTAGCCGCTGGATCGGTCAGAcggactttgactttgaatcggAGGGAATCGGTATCGTAATAATCGTCGGAGCCCGGGATGGAGAACGTGATGGGCTGGATGCCCGTCAAGGCGGGTTGAAACTCCACCTCCCGTGAGGCTTCGTACCGATAATCCACATCGGGCACGTCAAACAGTTGGAGCGACATGATGCGGTCTGTCCCTGGGGTTCAACGTTCCCCCCTTTTTATACCCTTTCGCCTCCGTTACCTCCGGGCTTTGGCTTGGTTGGCCCATAACACCTGTCTGAGATCCCCTTTGCCAAAAATCGTGCCCCCTTTCATCCGTTGCTGGAGCCAGCGTGTCCTTCTAGCTTTTTCTTGGTCTGCCGCGAGGACCTGCCAGGGATCCCCCATGCGCATGCGAGTGGACGTGCCAAAAATCGTGCCCCCTTTCATCTGGCGGCGTCGTTTCAATTGTTTGAGGATCATAGGATCCACCAGGCGGGAGGAGGTGTGCACCCAGGGATAGCGCGACGTCGTCGACTTGCCAAAGATCGTGCCCCCGACTTGGTACGGCGAGATGAACCGTCCACGGGCCCGTTGCCGTCGAAtgcgattttgcgttttgagaaaACCACCCACGCGTACCATGTTTAACGTCCAAAGATGTCCCGTATACGTTGGGTCGCTCTTTTATAGGTTTTGTTGGCTTGGTGTTTGCCACCCGCCCACACCATGGCGGGGGCTTTGCGTTTCAACCCACGGGTGAGTTGCCCACGTCGATCCGCCCACGTCTCTGCGGCACTCTTGCCTCGTTGAATA
The sequence above is a segment of the Porites lutea chromosome 3, jaPorLute2.1, whole genome shotgun sequence genome. Coding sequences within it:
- the LOC140932194 gene encoding uncharacterized protein, which gives rise to MIRQPSSVIIAGPSGSGKSELVEQWLRDLHVFQVPPKKIVYAYDRWQPRFDRMQKKEGIQFHRGLPDPRHLTQWFGRTRGGVLVLDDLMEEGGQDKRVLDLFTKDSHHRNITVLYLTQDLFPPGKFAKTINRNAHYIVAFKNPRDQTGIRTILLQAFPDRWRQVLRLFKRITSRPFGYLMLDVHPASDDRYRLWSHLTRREGKAQVHTLPVDVPAVRKRTATRTRQGPSAKRRRTTY
- the LOC140932195 gene encoding uncharacterized protein F54H12.2-like; amino-acid sequence: MSLQLFDVPDVDYRYEASREVEFQPALTGIQPITFSIPGSDDYYDTDSLRFKVKVRLTDPAANYVGLNADLAAASDANNSKSTYCVNNFGHSIFRDITLSMNGVLMTEQSNTYHHRAYLETLLNYNREEGATKLAPQGWVNALNVVNIMGATGANSDIPTNAGWSGNTELRALTSRLLNQNWHTFLIRPHLPPLKTGKFVYVRLQKERQLGKQIARYPVVRSEIRTFSFDGRTTQWEQDNVFVGRFPDRVMVGLLHSNTFNGDLQRYPFAFEKFGVTQIRQTLNGEEYPYRTLQLTGAEAYEDLLGYDRFLKAMGAYKEDKIPMLLPGDWGQGKNCTLFLFNNVPSGKADDPQYRNPRQSGNVRLIIDFAAAVNHNITVLVWSEYENMYEINHMGGIKYNING